The Synergistales bacterium nucleotide sequence TCATCTGCGGCGTCGGAGAGGTACTGGCTCAGCCCGGGAAGCAGCGTCTGCCCCTCCTCGATCTGGAACTCCCTGAGCTTCGGCTTGTCCCTGGTGCCGCCGATGGCGAAGGTGATCATCCGGTAGTCCCGTTTGGAGACCGTTCCCAGGACGTTGCCGAGCATATCCTGCAGCGACTCCACGGAGATGCTTCCCACACCCTCCATCAGGCCCTGGAGGGCGCCGAAGAGCGCCTTGACGGCCTGGACGTTCACCTCCCCTTCCCCCTGGAAGTCCAGACGCCCGCTGTAGTTGTAGGTGCCGTCGGCGGTGATGTAGCGGAAGAGGGGATCGTTCACCGGCGCGTCGGCACGGCTCCCGGGGAGTACCGTCAGGGACATCCCGTCCATCATGAAGGGGGCCTGGATCTGGCGGAACCGGATCTCCTCGCGTCCCACCGTGGCTGCGGCCGCTTTGGCCAGAGGAAAGCCCCTGATGGCGCCGTCACGGAGGGTGAGTGATCCGTTGCCGTTCATCCCCAGCTGCTGCTGGGCGGATCCGGAGAGGGAGAGCTCCATCCCGGCGGTTCCGCCGATGCTCCCCGCATCCTCGAAGAAATCCGCTGTGGCCGCACCGGCGTCGATGTCCCGGCCCGAGACGTTGCACTCCCAGGTCTTCTCGCGCAGCAGGTAGGAGAAATCCGCCGAGGCGGTGCCCTCGTACAGCGAGGCGACGGCCCTGGGGACCGTCAGGCTCCGGGGGGTGAGCTCCACCGGAACGGTGACCTCCCGGAGATGGAACCCGTAGGCCTCCAGGCCGCTGGAGGTGAACTCCCCGGTTGTCTGGATGTCGGTGCCCCTGAAGCCGCCGGAGAGAGCGGCGTCCACGGGGCCCTGGAGGTCCAGCGAGGGGATCTGCTCTACCTCGTTGATGGCTTTGACCAGCTGCAGGCCGCTGCCGTTGCCGGTGAAGTCCCCCGTCCACTGCCCCTTTTCGTCCGGTGACGCCGAGAGGGAGCCCGAGAGGGAGCCGTCGAAGATCTTGCAGCGCAGCGTGTTGAGTGCCAGGGAGGTGGGCGTGAGGGATCCCTCCGCCTCGATGTCGGCGGCCTGGATCCCCTGGATGGTGAGCCCTTTGGACTGGAGGCTGTAGCCCAGCTCCGGCGCGGCGGCGGTCCCCGAGAGGCGCCAGCTTCCGGAGAGGGTTCCCTGCAGTGGGAGGGGCGCGAGCGTCTCGGGAAGGGAGGCGCTATCCAGGTTCTCCGCCGTTCCCTTCAGATCGAAGGCGCTGTCCTTGAAGGTCAGCGTGCCGCTTCCGGTGAGTCTCCCCCCCAGGAGATGGATGGCGGCACTGTCTACGGCGAGCTGTTCTTCCGTCACCTGCAGTACGGCGTTGGCCTTCCCGGCGGGAACACCCGCTGCAGCCAGGCTGTCGGCCTGCAGATCCACCTGCAGCCGGGGCGGGATGCCTGCAAATCTGGTCTTGATCCCTGCGGCGGTCACCCCGCTGGGGCCCGAGAGGTCGCTGAGGGTGGCCGTACCCGCGAGTTGGAGGGCGTCCGGCGAACCGGCGAGCTGGAGGTCCACGGCGGCTGTGCCGGACCAGCTTTGGGGCAGATAGTCCTTTGCAAGGGCCAGGGGGAGCTTCGTCCCCGAGGCGGTGAGATCGAGCTTCGGCGGTTTCCCTTCGGGCAGATCGATGGCGCCTTTGCCGTGGAGGGTGCCCCCGCCCTTGGTGACGATATCAAGCGTTTCGATGTGGAGGCGCTCTCCCTGGAAGCGGGCCGTCGCGTTGACCTTGTCCAGGGTGCTGCTCCCCAGGGTGAGGGGGGCGACGCCGGCGGTGACCGATGCTTTGGGATCGGCGGGGGTGCCGGCGATCTCCGCGGTGAGCGAGAGCGTTCCCCGCAGCCGAGGCAGATCTCCCCCCGGAGGGAGCAGGCTGGTCAGGCCTTCCACCTCTATCCCCTTGGCCCAGAGGGTAGCGTCCAGGGTGGGGTCGGCCGGCGAACCGACGCTGCCTTTGAAGGTGCAGCTCCCCCCGAAGGCCTTGCACCCGGCGTTCACAAAGAGCGCCTGCTCCCGGAGGGAGAGGGTGGCCTCCAGGGAGGAGATGGGGGTGTCCCTGAGGGCCAGCTGCTTGCCCTGCAGCGTGAGCCTGGCCTGGGGTGCCGTGAAGGGTCCGTCCACGTCGAAGCGTACCCTGTCGAGCTGTCCCTGCAGGAGGTCCCGCTGGGACTCGGGGAGGGGCAGCTGGTCGATGGCCACCTTTTCCGTCTGGAGACTGCCCGTCACGTGGAGGGGGTCGGCGAAGAGGAGGCGGATCCTTCCTTTCAGCGGCTGCGACAGAAGGCTTGTTCCCACATCGGTGATCCCGAGCTCCTCAGGGGTAACCCGCCAGTCTGTGGAGAGCGCTCCCAGTCTGGTACCGGCCACGGCAAGCCCCCGGATGTCGAAGCGTCCCTCCAGGGTGTCGGTGTCTCCGGAGAGGGTGGTGTGCAGCCTGTCGGCGGAAAGCCGGCTGTCCAGAACGAAGCTGTCCAGCGTCAGTTCCCCCTCCAGGGCTCCCTGGGAGACACCGGAGAGATGGAGGCGTCCGGACAGGGTTCCGGAGGGTGCGGCGGGCAGGTCGGCGGAAAGCATCGGCCGCACCGCTTCGAGGAACAGCGAAGCGGGAAGCTGGGTGAGGGTGAGCGTGGCATCGGCTTCCGGTTCAAGGACGCCGTGGACGACGAGCTGTCCCGACGGCGCCAGAGAGAGTGAGCTGCGCTCGCTCACCAGGGTGCCGTCCCGGACCGACAGTGTGGCGTTCAACCCCGCCGGAACGCCGTTCAGGCGCAGCTGGCCTCCGGCCGAGAGATGCTGCGGCTCCGTCCGGAGTTCCACCTCCTCCAGGGAGATCCGGTTGTTCCTCCAGCGGATGGTGCTTTCCCGGAGGGTCATCCGGGCTTCGGGCAGCGAGGAGAGGCTGTCGGCGAGGACCTTTTGTTCCTTGTCCTTTCCGGATGATGCGGCCATATCGGGGGGAACCACGAGCTCTCCCTTCTCGACGGTGACGGCGCCCACCTCTCCCTTGCCGCGGAGAAGCGCCAACAGGGAGAGGCGCAGGTCCACCTGTTTGGCCCGGAAGGTGAGCCCCTCCGGTGTGGACAGTGAGGGGTTGAGGAAGGTAAAGCCCCGGATCGGGTTGCCCTCTACGGTGGGGAGCTCCAGTGAGATCCCCTGTTTTGCCGCGAGCTGACGCGCCTCGCGACGGACGATGGTCGCTCCGAAGTTGGAGGTGAGTCCCACTACGGCGAGCACCGCCAGCAGCAGGACGGCGATGCCCAGCCAGAACAGCAGACGTTTTTTGTTCATGGCTCTTGTTGCCTTGCACCCACGATCCCGCGCCGTGTGGGCAAGGCCTCTCCTCCTTTCCAGGTGGGATAGACGATCGGGTTCGCCTGCGTGCCCCACGGATCCCTGCGGGAAGACGGTCCGGGATGGTGGGGCGCCGCTCAGCTATCCACAATGGCGCTGCCCGCTCCTTGTGAAGGGAGGAGGATTTCGTGGATATGTGGACAACGCCTGTGGATAACTTTGCCGCTAGGGCCGCTGAAGCTCCTCTGTACCAGGACTGTACCGGTGGAACCATTGTGGATAACCTTCACCGCGCTCCATGATCTGGATCCTGTCCCGGAGGATCACGAGCCCCCCGCGGTAGGCTGCGCGGAGCTTGCCCACCATGACAAGGGTGGTTCCCCGCAGCGAGGCAAGCCTGGGGAGAAAGCGGCGGTCACTGTGGTAGACCTTGACCCGCAGGGGCACACCCTCCTGGATGAGCTGCGACGAGGAGCCGCTCTCCTCGATCCGGTCTACCGTGAGGCCCAGGGTGATGAACCGGCCTTTGAGTGAGGTGAGCTCGGTCCAGGCCTGCTCCGCCGTGTAGCGGCGGCCCGCCGCCTTTTTCCACAGGCCGCGCTCTTTCTGCCGCGCACGCCGAAAGGCCTGCCGGATAGGGGCGACATAGGTGTCGTTGGGAGGGAGGACAAAGGGCATGGCCAGCCCTCGGGCGACCAGGGCTGCGTTGATGAGGGTCCGTTCCCTGTCGCCCTGCTTCCAGACATAGGCCAGCAGACGGCCGTACCGGTCGTAGCGCTCCAGGTCGGTTTCCAGGGTGACCGTCCTGCCTGCAACGAGGGAGCGGTTGGCGGCCGCGGCCGTACCGCCCAGCTCCTCCCTGCCCCGCCGGGGATGGTGGGTCTCCGGCGTGTCGATGAGCAGGTAGCGTACATCCAGCTCCCTGCCGTCTTCGGTGCGGCAGGTGACGGTGTCCCCGTCGATCACCTCGGTGACCCGGGCCTGGAACTGCTGGGCAGGGGCCGCCCCTCTCCCGCAGAGAACGAGGAGAAGGAGAAGGGCGGTGCCTGTCTGGAGGAGGCGTTTCATCGTCTGCCCAGACCTTCGGTGATGCCCGGCGGCCTACTTCTCTTTGGGAATGGGGCAGAAGCGCGGCTGTTCGCCCTCCACCAGCAGTCTGCGGTGGAACTCCATTCCCTGGGGCACGAGAAAGAGCAGCTCCATGGTGTTGTGGACCGTCCCCTCGAAGAGGTGCCCGCCGTAGGCGGCGTGGGTGCCGTCGGCCAGGGTGCAGTGGTGGTGGAAGAAGGGTTCGCCGTCTTCCTTGATGCTTGTCGTTCCGGAGATCTGGAGCACCTCCATGCCCTCCCGGAAGGTGTGTTTTTTGTACTCGGTGCCGCTGAACCAGCCGATGGTGACATCGCGGAGCATGCCTACTGCGGATATAATGGCAGCTGAAGCGATCTGTTCCTTTTCGAGAAAGCCCTTCAGCGCAGGGAAGAAGGATTCGCCGTCGTTGAGACGCAGCGCATAGGTGAGGGTATCCCGGCAGGACCGATAGGATTCGTTGCTCATAACCATCACTCCTTGTGAGAAAAGTTGAGGTTTCTGCTTACCTGTCCTGAGGGAAGGTGGTGGATGGACCGGGCGGCAGCCCGAGGAGTACAGTGGCTGTTGTGATGGAGACAGGCTACCCCGTATTGTACGGCAACGGCCCGGCAGC carries:
- a CDS encoding translocation/assembly module TamB domain-containing protein, whose protein sequence is MNKKRLLFWLGIAVLLLAVLAVVGLTSNFGATIVRREARQLAAKQGISLELPTVEGNPIRGFTFLNPSLSTPEGLTFRAKQVDLRLSLLALLRGKGEVGAVTVEKGELVVPPDMAASSGKDKEQKVLADSLSSLPEARMTLRESTIRWRNNRISLEEVELRTEPQHLSAGGQLRLNGVPAGLNATLSVRDGTLVSERSSLSLAPSGQLVVHGVLEPEADATLTLTQLPASLFLEAVRPMLSADLPAAPSGTLSGRLHLSGVSQGALEGELTLDSFVLDSRLSADRLHTTLSGDTDTLEGRFDIRGLAVAGTRLGALSTDWRVTPEELGITDVGTSLLSQPLKGRIRLLFADPLHVTGSLQTEKVAIDQLPLPESQRDLLQGQLDRVRFDVDGPFTAPQARLTLQGKQLALRDTPISSLEATLSLREQALFVNAGCKAFGGSCTFKGSVGSPADPTLDATLWAKGIEVEGLTSLLPPGGDLPRLRGTLSLTAEIAGTPADPKASVTAGVAPLTLGSSTLDKVNATARFQGERLHIETLDIVTKGGGTLHGKGAIDLPEGKPPKLDLTASGTKLPLALAKDYLPQSWSGTAAVDLQLAGSPDALQLAGTATLSDLSGPSGVTAAGIKTRFAGIPPRLQVDLQADSLAAAGVPAGKANAVLQVTEEQLAVDSAAIHLLGGRLTGSGTLTFKDSAFDLKGTAENLDSASLPETLAPLPLQGTLSGSWRLSGTAAAPELGYSLQSKGLTIQGIQAADIEAEGSLTPTSLALNTLRCKIFDGSLSGSLSASPDEKGQWTGDFTGNGSGLQLVKAINEVEQIPSLDLQGPVDAALSGGFRGTDIQTTGEFTSSGLEAYGFHLREVTVPVELTPRSLTVPRAVASLYEGTASADFSYLLREKTWECNVSGRDIDAGAATADFFEDAGSIGGTAGMELSLSGSAQQQLGMNGNGSLTLRDGAIRGFPLAKAAAATVGREEIRFRQIQAPFMMDGMSLTVLPGSRADAPVNDPLFRYITADGTYNYSGRLDFQGEGEVNVQAVKALFGALQGLMEGVGSISVESLQDMLGNVLGTVSKRDYRMITFAIGGTRDKPKLREFQIEEGQTLLPGLSQYLSDAADDQDGKQGFQLKLTIPTGPKTESADVPGTEEQMKEQLLNNLLQQLLQ
- a CDS encoding thermonuclease family protein; the encoded protein is MKRLLQTGTALLLLLVLCGRGAAPAQQFQARVTEVIDGDTVTCRTEDGRELDVRYLLIDTPETHHPRRGREELGGTAAAANRSLVAGRTVTLETDLERYDRYGRLLAYVWKQGDRERTLINAALVARGLAMPFVLPPNDTYVAPIRQAFRRARQKERGLWKKAAGRRYTAEQAWTELTSLKGRFITLGLTVDRIEESGSSSQLIQEGVPLRVKVYHSDRRFLPRLASLRGTTLVMVGKLRAAYRGGLVILRDRIQIMERGEGYPQWFHRYSPGTEELQRP
- a CDS encoding DNA-binding protein: MSNESYRSCRDTLTYALRLNDGESFFPALKGFLEKEQIASAAIISAVGMLRDVTIGWFSGTEYKKHTFREGMEVLQISGTTSIKEDGEPFFHHHCTLADGTHAAYGGHLFEGTVHNTMELLFLVPQGMEFHRRLLVEGEQPRFCPIPKEK